In the Nerophis ophidion isolate RoL-2023_Sa linkage group LG01, RoL_Noph_v1.0, whole genome shotgun sequence genome, one interval contains:
- the LOC133536303 gene encoding type-2 ice-structuring protein-like isoform X1, with amino-acid sequence MSSIYTEARRSSHLQLFWVSQSVVLNLCTIFLAKMLTVTFVLCATVALATADDAAANHTELFASQCPPNWQKHNQRCFYFESSTKNWVNAERQCQTMGGNLASIHQDDEHKFLQTLSQAEAWIGGSDCQTAGNWLWSDGTGMSGTFWCPQKPDDTLDECCLQTNSQIGKCWDDVACNTLLPFVCAKPL; translated from the exons ATGAGCTCTATCTACACAGAAGCAAGAAGGAGCTCTCACCTGCAG CTCTTTTGGGTTTCTCAGTCTGTCGTCCTCAACCTCTGCACCATCTTCCTGGCCAAGATGCTGACTGTGACTTTCGTTCTTTGTGCAACGGTGGCACTGGCTACAGCTGACG ATGCAGCTGCCAACCATACCGAGCTTTTTGCGTCACAGTGTCCACCCAACTGGCAAAAACACAACCAACGGTGTTTCTACTTTGAATCCTCCACCAAGAACTGGGTTAATGCTGAG AGACAATGCCAGACCATGGGTGGGAACCTCGCATCGATACACCAGGATGACGAGCATAAATTCCTTCAGACCTTGAGTCAGGCAGAAGCATGGATTGGAGGCTCAGATTGCCAAACG GCTGGAAACTGGTTATGGAGTGATGGTACGGGCATGTCCGGAACTTTCTGGTGTCCACAAAAACCGGACGACACGCTGGATGAGTGCTGTCTGCAGACCAACTCACAAA TCGGCAAATGCTGGGATGATGTCGCCTGTAACACACTACTGCCTTTTGTGTGTGCAAAGCCACTTTAG
- the LOC133536303 gene encoding type-2 ice-structuring protein-like isoform X2, producing the protein MSSIYTEARRSSHLQSVVLNLCTIFLAKMLTVTFVLCATVALATADDAAANHTELFASQCPPNWQKHNQRCFYFESSTKNWVNAERQCQTMGGNLASIHQDDEHKFLQTLSQAEAWIGGSDCQTAGNWLWSDGTGMSGTFWCPQKPDDTLDECCLQTNSQIGKCWDDVACNTLLPFVCAKPL; encoded by the exons ATGAGCTCTATCTACACAGAAGCAAGAAGGAGCTCTCACCTGCAG TCTGTCGTCCTCAACCTCTGCACCATCTTCCTGGCCAAGATGCTGACTGTGACTTTCGTTCTTTGTGCAACGGTGGCACTGGCTACAGCTGACG ATGCAGCTGCCAACCATACCGAGCTTTTTGCGTCACAGTGTCCACCCAACTGGCAAAAACACAACCAACGGTGTTTCTACTTTGAATCCTCCACCAAGAACTGGGTTAATGCTGAG AGACAATGCCAGACCATGGGTGGGAACCTCGCATCGATACACCAGGATGACGAGCATAAATTCCTTCAGACCTTGAGTCAGGCAGAAGCATGGATTGGAGGCTCAGATTGCCAAACG GCTGGAAACTGGTTATGGAGTGATGGTACGGGCATGTCCGGAACTTTCTGGTGTCCACAAAAACCGGACGACACGCTGGATGAGTGCTGTCTGCAGACCAACTCACAAA TCGGCAAATGCTGGGATGATGTCGCCTGTAACACACTACTGCCTTTTGTGTGTGCAAAGCCACTTTAG